One part of the Agarivorans sp. Alg241-V36 genome encodes these proteins:
- a CDS encoding PP2C family serine/threonine-protein phosphatase, with translation MSFAQTHPGKVRPYNEDAVLDLREEGVWVVADGMGGHAAGDVASQMVIDSVKQCVEQTPAAILSIDCLRKALLQANQQIIQFSQQHLDGKTAGSTAVLLHVRDGFYHCLWVGDSRIYLMRQNHLQRKTRDHSQVMDMVEQGLIPESEAEDHPLSNVITRAIGVSDELTVDQNSGQLLPGDQFLLCSDGLTKELNDTDLAMCMQANSVSDIGLALMHSALVKGASDNVSCVLVKVSQSDADNQEEHCDDTVPVFFNRRSSVRG, from the coding sequence GTGAGTTTCGCACAAACCCATCCTGGCAAGGTTCGTCCTTACAACGAAGATGCGGTACTAGATCTGCGCGAAGAAGGCGTATGGGTAGTCGCCGACGGCATGGGCGGACACGCAGCCGGTGATGTTGCCAGCCAGATGGTAATTGATAGCGTTAAACAATGTGTTGAACAAACCCCCGCAGCTATCCTAAGCATTGATTGTTTACGTAAAGCTTTGCTGCAGGCTAATCAGCAGATAATCCAGTTTTCGCAGCAACATCTCGACGGAAAAACCGCCGGTAGTACCGCTGTTTTACTGCATGTTCGCGATGGTTTTTATCATTGCTTGTGGGTGGGTGATAGCCGTATTTACTTGATGCGCCAAAATCATTTACAGCGTAAAACTCGCGATCACAGCCAAGTAATGGACATGGTTGAGCAAGGGCTTATTCCAGAATCAGAAGCAGAAGACCACCCACTATCAAATGTTATCACCCGTGCCATTGGCGTAAGTGATGAACTTACGGTTGATCAAAACTCTGGTCAGCTATTGCCCGGCGACCAATTTTTACTGTGTTCAGATGGTTTAACCAAAGAGCTTAACGACACCGACTTAGCCATGTGCATGCAGGCTAATAGCGTATCGGATATTGGCCTAGCGTTGATGCATTCAGCCTTAGTAAAAGGTGCTAGCGACAACGTGAGTTGTGTATTGGTAAAGGTAAGTCAAAGCGATGCAGACAATCAAGAAGAGCATTGTGACGACACCGTGCCAGTGTTTTTTAATCGTCGTAGTTCGGTAAGAGGCTAA
- the tssA gene encoding type VI secretion system protein TssA: MFQELTEIDFEKLAQPVSEDLPTGEDPRLDASPLSTYFTLKDVRNTARAAERNALVDNEPLLSFANEWDPIINQVPEVLVENCKDLELAAWLIEGLVRRKGFKGLRQGFDIARTLIENHWEYLYPSPDEDGLVTRVAPLVGLNGYDGEGTLLMPIACVPLTDLIEEQPYSLWEFEQASEVERLEETKRGQRHAAGAVKLEDITLTVKATSTAFFTELLQDIEAASTAYLQLSAAMDEAVGEPQPSSHIVKRLTDCMEAVRYLAADKLSAVELETVTEETLTEFDEESGTSAPEGPSNQLRNRADAIQQLGNIAEFFKQTEPHSPMAYAIEQVVRWSGMSLPDLLQELISDNDARTGYFRLTGITSESQD, from the coding sequence ATGTTTCAAGAATTGACCGAGATAGATTTTGAAAAACTTGCTCAGCCAGTGTCTGAGGACTTACCTACCGGTGAGGACCCGCGCTTAGACGCCTCACCACTATCTACTTATTTCACCCTTAAAGATGTTCGCAATACTGCACGCGCGGCAGAGCGTAATGCCTTAGTAGATAACGAACCCTTACTGAGCTTTGCCAACGAATGGGACCCGATCATCAATCAAGTACCCGAAGTACTGGTTGAGAATTGTAAAGACCTAGAGTTAGCCGCTTGGCTTATCGAAGGTTTAGTTCGTCGTAAAGGTTTTAAAGGCCTTCGCCAAGGCTTTGATATTGCGCGAACACTGATTGAAAACCATTGGGAGTACTTGTACCCAAGCCCCGATGAAGACGGGCTAGTAACTCGAGTAGCGCCGCTGGTTGGCTTAAATGGCTACGACGGCGAAGGCACTTTATTGATGCCAATCGCCTGTGTGCCATTAACCGATTTAATCGAAGAGCAGCCTTATTCGCTATGGGAATTTGAGCAAGCCAGTGAAGTAGAGCGTTTAGAAGAAACTAAACGTGGCCAACGCCATGCTGCCGGCGCAGTAAAGCTAGAAGACATCACTCTCACAGTTAAAGCTACCAGTACGGCATTTTTCACTGAGTTATTGCAAGACATTGAAGCGGCTTCTACTGCCTATTTGCAGCTTTCTGCCGCCATGGATGAAGCGGTAGGTGAGCCGCAACCTAGTTCTCACATAGTTAAGCGTTTAACCGATTGCATGGAGGCGGTGCGTTACTTGGCTGCCGACAAACTTAGCGCGGTTGAGCTTGAAACGGTAACTGAAGAAACACTAACAGAATTTGATGAAGAGTCCGGCACGTCAGCGCCAGAAGGACCTAGTAATCAACTAAGAAATCGCGCAGACGCGATCCAACAACTTGGCAACATTGCTGAGTTTTTTAAGCAAACCGAGCCCCACTCTCCAATGGCCTATGCCATTGAGCAAGTGGTTCGTTGGAGTGGAATGAGCTTGCCAGATTTACTGCAAGAACTGATTTCTGACAACGATGCTCGAACCGGTTATTTCCGATTGACTGGTATTACATCGGAATCACAGGACTAA
- the tssB gene encoding type VI secretion system contractile sheath small subunit, whose translation MDSIHGKLSRVRKPRVHITYDVETEGAAVKKELPFVVGVMGDFAGDNTAALKPLKDRRFIQIDRDNFDDVLKRMNPKLEFKVDNKLADDDSQMSVSLEFSSMKDFDPAAVVNQVEPLRKLMDTRNKLRDLMTKVDRSEDLENILEEVLNNTDSLQKLKGELEKEPSAEGSE comes from the coding sequence ATGGACAGTATCCACGGCAAGTTGTCTCGGGTACGCAAGCCACGAGTTCACATCACTTATGATGTAGAAACTGAAGGGGCTGCAGTTAAAAAGGAATTGCCTTTTGTAGTAGGCGTAATGGGCGATTTTGCGGGCGACAACACCGCAGCCTTAAAGCCGCTAAAAGATCGTCGTTTTATCCAAATTGACCGTGATAACTTTGACGATGTACTTAAGCGCATGAATCCTAAACTAGAATTCAAAGTTGATAACAAGTTGGCTGATGATGATTCTCAAATGTCAGTGTCGCTTGAGTTCAGCTCAATGAAAGACTTCGATCCAGCTGCGGTTGTTAACCAAGTTGAGCCATTACGTAAGCTAATGGATACGCGTAATAAATTACGTGACTTGATGACTAAGGTTGACCGCTCAGAAGACTTAGAAAACATTCTGGAAGAAGTGCTTAACAACACCGACTCTCTGCAAAAACTTAAAGGCGAACTTGAAAAAGAGCCTAGTGCGGAGGGTTCAGAATGA
- the tssC gene encoding type VI secretion system contractile sheath large subunit yields MSVESQTTLDPSVEEAQGSILDQAIGATKQTDSSRSEELLRTLTEEALKGTVSWNKNLTVTFREAIAGIDELISKQLAEVMHHESFQKLEGSWRGLNYLVMNSETSQTLKIRVLSMSKKELHKDLSKAVEFDQSQIFKKVYESEFGTPGGEPYGALVGDYEFTNHPEDIESLSLMSNVAAAGFAPFLSASSPALFGFDNWTELSKPRDLEKVFESLEYTKWRSFRESDDSRFVTLAMPRVLARLPYGEATTPIEEFNYEEFEVDAQTGMAQTTEHDEYCWMNASYVLGVRMTEAFAKYGFCTAIRGAEGGGKVENLPSHLFVSDDGDPDLKCPTEIGITDRREAELSKLGFLPLCHYKNTDYAVFFGSQTCQKPKKYDNPDATANAAISSRLPYMMATSRFAHYLKVMARDKIGSFMEAEDVENWLNRWILNYVNASEGGGQEIRAKYPLADAKVQVKEIPGAPGSYNAVAWLRPWLQMEELTTSLRLVAKIPEIGG; encoded by the coding sequence ATGAGCGTAGAAAGCCAAACCACTCTTGACCCAAGTGTAGAAGAAGCACAAGGCTCAATTTTAGATCAAGCCATTGGCGCGACTAAGCAAACCGATAGCTCTCGTTCAGAAGAGTTATTGCGCACGCTTACTGAAGAAGCATTAAAAGGCACTGTTAGTTGGAACAAAAACTTAACAGTAACCTTTAGAGAAGCGATTGCCGGCATCGACGAGCTTATTTCTAAGCAGTTAGCTGAAGTTATGCACCACGAAAGCTTCCAAAAATTGGAAGGTTCTTGGCGCGGTCTTAACTATTTGGTGATGAACTCAGAAACTAGCCAAACGCTTAAGATCCGTGTGCTTAGCATGAGCAAAAAAGAGCTACACAAAGACTTAAGCAAAGCGGTTGAGTTTGACCAAAGCCAAATCTTCAAGAAGGTGTACGAATCAGAATTTGGTACACCTGGTGGCGAACCTTACGGTGCCCTAGTTGGTGACTACGAGTTTACCAACCACCCAGAAGATATCGAGTCACTAAGCTTAATGTCTAACGTTGCTGCCGCTGGTTTTGCACCGTTCTTATCAGCATCTTCGCCAGCCTTGTTTGGTTTTGATAACTGGACAGAGTTAAGCAAGCCACGTGATTTAGAAAAAGTATTTGAGTCACTTGAATACACTAAATGGCGTTCTTTCCGCGAAAGTGATGACTCACGTTTTGTTACTTTGGCAATGCCACGTGTATTGGCTCGTTTACCTTACGGTGAAGCGACTACGCCAATTGAAGAGTTCAACTACGAAGAGTTTGAAGTAGATGCTCAAACGGGCATGGCTCAAACCACCGAGCACGACGAATACTGTTGGATGAATGCATCCTACGTATTGGGTGTTCGTATGACCGAGGCCTTTGCTAAATACGGTTTCTGTACCGCTATTCGCGGTGCTGAAGGTGGCGGTAAAGTTGAAAACTTACCTTCTCACCTGTTTGTTTCTGACGATGGTGACCCAGATCTTAAGTGTCCTACTGAGATTGGTATTACTGACCGTCGCGAAGCAGAACTTAGCAAGCTAGGTTTCTTGCCGCTTTGTCACTACAAAAACACTGATTACGCGGTGTTCTTTGGCTCGCAAACCTGTCAGAAGCCAAAGAAATACGATAACCCAGATGCCACGGCTAACGCCGCTATCTCTTCGCGCCTACCTTACATGATGGCTACTTCACGCTTTGCTCATTACCTAAAAGTAATGGCTCGCGACAAAATTGGTAGCTTTATGGAAGCCGAAGACGTTGAGAACTGGTTAAACCGTTGGATCCTCAACTACGTAAATGCCTCTGAGGGCGGCGGTCAAGAGATCCGTGCAAAATACCCATTGGCTGACGCTAAGGTGCAAGTTAAAGAAATTCCAGGTGCTCCTGGTTCGTACAACGCGGTTGCGTGGTTACGTCCTTGGTTGCAAATGGAAGAGCTGACTACCTCTTTGCGTTTAGTTGCAAAAATCCCAGAAATCGGCGGATAA